In the genome of Sciurus carolinensis chromosome 3, mSciCar1.2, whole genome shotgun sequence, one region contains:
- the Cluh gene encoding clustered mitochondria protein homolog isoform X1, with product MLLNGDCPESLKKEDGAAEPPRENGLDEGEPGDETTGQEVIVIQDTGFSVKILAPGIEPFSLQVSPQEMVQEIHQVLMDREDTCHRTCFSLHLDGNMLDHFSELRSVEGLQEGSVLRVVEEPYTVREARIHVRHVRDLLKSLDPSDAFNGVDCNSLSFLSVFTDGDLGDSGKRKKGLEMDPIDCTPPEYILPGSRERPLCPLQPQNRDWKPLQCLKVLTMSGWNPPPGNRKMHGDLMYLFVITAEDRQVSITASTRGFYLNQSTAYHFNPKPASPRFLSHSLVELLNQISPTFKKNFAVLQKKRVQRHPFERIATPFQVYSWTAPQAEHAMDCVRAEDAYTSRLGYEEHIPGQTRDWNEELQTTRELPRKNLPERLLRERAIFKVHSDFTAAATRGAMAVIDGNVMAINPSEETKMQMFIWNNIFFSLGFDVRDHYKDFGGDVAAYVAPTNDLNGVRTYNAVDVEGLYTLGTVVVDYRGYRVTAQSIIPGILERDQEQSVIYGSIDFGKTVVSHPRYLELLERTSRPLKILHHRVLNDRDEEVELCSSVECKGIIGNDGRHYILDLLRTFPPDLNFLPVSGEELPEECTRAGFPRAHRHKLCCLRQELVDAFVEHRYLLFMKLAALQLMQQKASKVENTTSLENGGLSPSESKPEDPLGPEVGSQEEGGSASGLAKVKELAETIASDDGTADPRSREVIRNACKAVGSISSTAFDIRFNPDIFSPGVRFPESCQDEVRDQKQLLKDAAAFLLSCQIPGLVKDCTDHAVLPMDGATLAEVMRQRGINMRYLGKVLDLVLRSPARDQLDHIYKIGIGELITRSAKHIFKTYLQGVELSGLSAAISHFLNCFLSSYPNPVAHLPADELLSKKRNKRRKNRPPGAADNTAWAVMTPQELWKNICQEAKNYFDFSLECDSVDQAVETYGLQKITLLREISLKTGIQILLKEYSFDSRHKPAFTEEDVLNIFPVVKHVNPKASDAFHFFQSGQAKVQQGFLKEGCELINEALNLFNNVYGAMHVEICACLRLLARLHYIMGDYAEALSNQQKAVLMSERVMGIEHPNTIQEYMHLALYCFASSQLSTALSLLYRARYLMLLVFGEDHPEMALLDNNIGLVLHGVMEYDLSLRFLENALAVSTKYHGPKALKVALSHHLVARVYESKAEFRSALQHEKEGYTIYKTQLGEDHEKTKESSEYLKCLTQQAVALQRTMNEIYRNGSSANIPPLKFTAPSMASVLEQLNVINGILFIPLSQKDLENLKAEVARRHQLQEASKNRDKAEEPMATEPEPAGAPEDVGSQPQAAKDPSSPSLQG from the exons ATGCTGTTGAATGGGGACTGCCCAGAGAGCCTGAAGAAGGAGGATGGGGCAGCTGAGCCACCCAGGGAGAATGGGCTGGATGAAGGTGAGCCAGGAGATGAGACTACTGGACAGGAAGTCATTGTCATTCAGGACACAGGCTTTTCTGTGAAGATCCTGGCCCCTGGGATTGAGCCCTTCTCCCTTCAG GTGTCTCCCCAGGAGATGGTGCAGGAGATCCACCAGGTGCTCATGGACCGTGAAGACACATGTCACCGTACCTGCTTCTCACTGCACCTGGATGGCAACATGCTGGACCACTTTTCAGAGCTGCGTAGTGTTGAGGGGCTGCAGGAGGGTTCAGTGCTCCGTGTGGTGGAAG aGCCCTACACAGTGCGGGAGGCTCGCATCCATGTGCGCCATGTCCGAGACCTGCTCAAGAGCCTGGACCCATCTGATGCGTTCAATGGTGTTGACTGCAACTCCTTGTCCTTTCTGAGTGTCTTCACTGATGGTGACCTGGGAG ACAGTGGGAAGCGGAAGAAGGGATTGGAGATGGACCCCATCGACTGCACACCACCTGAGTACATCCTGCCAGGGAGCCGGGAGCGGCCGTTGTGTCCCCTACAACCCCAGAACCGTGACTGGAAG CCCCTGCAATGTCTGAAAGTGCTCACCATGAGTGGCTGGAACCCACCCCCTGGGAACCGCAAGATGCATGGGGACCTCATGTACTTGTTTGTGATCACAGCTGAGGACCGGCAAGTCAGCATCACAGCATCCACACGGGGCTTCTACCTGAACCA ATCCACAGCCTACCACTTCAACCCCAAACCTGCCAGCCCACGCTTCCTCAGCCATTCCCTAGTGGAGCTGCTCAACCAGATCAGCCCAACCTTCAAAAAAAACTTTGCTGTGCTACAGAAGAAAAG GGTCCAGCGCCACCCGTTCGAGAGGATCGCCACCCCGTTCCAGGTGTATAGCTGGACGGCCCCCCAGGCAGAGCATGCCATGGACTGCGTGCGTGCAGAGGACGCCTATACCTCAAGACTGGGCTACGAGGAACACATTCCTGGACAG aCTCGGGACTGGAATGAGGAGCTGCAGACAACAAGGGAGCTGCCCCGCAAGAACCTGCCTGAGCGACTGCTTCGAGAAAGAGCCATATTCAAG GTACACAGTGACTTCACAGCGGCAGCCACACGGGGTGCCATGGCAGTCATTGATGGCAATGTGATGGCCATCAACCCCAGTGAGGAGACCAAGATGCAGATGTTcatctggaacaacattttcttCAGCCTGGGCTTTGATGTCCGTGACCATTACAAGGACTTTGGTGGGGATGTGGCAGCCTATGTGGCACCTACCAACGATCTGAACGGTGTGCGCACATACAATGCAGTGGATGTGGAGGGACTGTACACACTGGGCACTGTAGTGGTAGACTACCGAGGCTATCGGGTCACGGCTCAATCCATCATCCCTGGCATCCTGGAGCGGGACCAGGAGCAGAGCGTCATCTACGGTTCCATTGACTTTGGCAAGACAGTAGTGTCACACCCACGGTACCTGGAGTTGCTGGAGCGTACCAGCCGACCCCTCAAGATCCTGCATCACCGTGTGCTCAATGACCGTGATGAGGAGGTGGAGCTCTGCTCCTCAGTTGAGTGCAAGGGCATCATTGGCAATGATGGCCGCCACTACATCCTTGACCTGCTGCGCACCTTCCCACCTGACCTCAACTTCCTGCCTGTTTCCGGTGAGGAGCTGCCTGAGGAGTGCACCCGAGCTGGCTTCCCCCGTGCCCACCGCCATAAGCTCTGTTGCCTACGCCAGGAGCTAGTGGATGCCTTTGTGGAGCACAG GTACCTCCTCTTCATGAAGCTGGCCGCCCTGCAGCTAATGCAGCAGAAAGCCAGCAAGGTGGAGAACACCACCTCACTGGAAAATGGTGGTCTTTCCCCCTCGGAGTCCAAGCCTGAAGACCCTCTGGGACCCGAGGTGGGAAGCCAGGAGGAGGGCGGCAGTGCCAGTGGCCTGGCCAAGGTGAAGGAGCTGGCGGAGACCATCGCCTCAGACGATGGCACAG CAGACCCCCGGAGCCGGGAGGTGATCCGCAATGCATGCAAGGCTGTTGGCTCCATCAGCAGCACGGCCTTCGACATTCGCTTCAACCCTGACATCTTCTCACCAG GGGTTCGCTTCCCTGAGTCCTGCCAGGATGAAGTTCGGGACCAGAAGCAGCTGCTGAAAGATGCAGCTGCCTTCTTGCTTTCCTGCCAGATTCCTGGCTTG GTGAAGGACTGCACAGATCATGCGGTGCTGCCCATGGACGGGGCCACACTGGCTGAGGTGATGCGCCAGCGTGGCATCAACATGCGCTACCTGGGCAAGGTACTGGACCTGGTGCTGCGGAGCCCAGCCCGTGACCAGCTGGACCACATATAC AAAATTGGCATTGGCGAACTCATCACCCGCTCTGCCAAGCACATCTTCAAGACATACTTACAG GGAGTCGAGCTCTCGGGCCTTTCAGCTGCCATCAGCCACTTCTTGAACTGCTTCTTGAGTTCCTATCCCAACCCTGTGGCCCACCTTCCTGCTGATGAGCTGCTTTCCAAGAAGaggaacaagaggaggaaaaaCCGTCCCCCAGGGGCTGCAGATAACACAGCCTGGGCTGTCATGACCCCCCAGGAACTCTGGAAGAACATCTGCCAGGAGGCCAAGAACTACTTCGACTTCAGCCTCGAATG TGATTCTGTGGACCAGGCTGTGGAGACCTACGGCCTGCAGAAGATAACACTGCTGCGGGAGATCTCCTTAAAAACTGGAATCCAG ATTTTGCTGAAGGAGTATAGTTTCGACAGCCGCCACAAGCCCGCATTCACTGAGGAGGACGTGCTCAACATCTTCCCCGTGGTTAAGCATGTCAACCCTAAGGCCTCGGATGCCTTCCACTTCTTCCAGAGTGGGCAGGCCAAAGTACAGCAGG GCTTCCTGAAGGAGGGCTGCGAGCTCATCAATGAGGCCCTGAACCTGTTCAACAATGTGTATGGAGCTATGCATGTGGAGATCTGTGCCTGCCTGCGCCTCCTGGCCCGTCTCCACTATATTATGGGTGACTATGCTGAG GCCCTCAGTAACCAACAAAAGGCAGTGCTGATGAGCGAGCGAGTGATGGGCATTGAGCACCCCAACACCATCCAGGAATAC ATGCACCTGGCCCTGTACTGCTTCGCCAGCAGCCAGCTGTCCACAGCGCTGAGCCTACTGTACCGTGCCCGCTACCTCATGCTGCTCGTGTTTGGGGAGGACCACCCTGAGATGGCTCTGCTGGAT AACAACATCGGTTTGGTGCTGCATGGTGTGATGGAATATGACTTGTCATTGCGTTTCCTGGAGAATGCGCTGGCTGTTAGCACCAAGTACCACGGGCCCAAAGCCCTCAAGGTGGCCCTCAG CCACCACCTCGTTGCCCGGGTCTATGAGAGCAAAGCTGAGTTCCGGTCAGCCCTGCAGCATGAGAAGGAGGGCTACACCATATACAAGACCCAG CTGGGTGAGGACCACGAGAAGACCAAGGAGAGCTCTGAGTACCTCAAGTGCCTGACCCAGCAGGCTGTCGCCCTGCAGCGCACCATGAATGAGATCTACCGCAATGGCTCCAGCGCCAACATCCCGCCCCTCAAG TTCACAGCCCCCAGCATGGCCAGTGTCTTGGAGCAGCTGAACGTCATCAATGGCATCCTCTTCATTCCTCTCAG CCAAAAAGACTTGGAGAATCTGAAGGCCGAGGTGGCACGGCGGCACCAGCTCCAGGAGGCCAGCAAAAACAGGGATAAGGCCGAGGAGCCCATGGCCACTGAGCCTGAGCCAGCGGGGGCTCCAGAGGATGTGGGCTCCCAGCCCCAGGCTGCCAAGGACCCTTCCTCCCCAAGCTTGCAGGGATAG
- the Cluh gene encoding clustered mitochondria protein homolog isoform X2: MLLNGDCPESLKKEDGAAEPPRENGLDEGEPGDETTGQEVIVIQDTGFSVKILAPGIEPFSLQVSPQEMVQEIHQVLMDREDTCHRTCFSLHLDGNMLDHFSELRSVEGLQEGSVLRVVEEPYTVREARIHVRHVRDLLKSLDPSDAFNGVDCNSLSFLSVFTDGDLGDSGKRKKGLEMDPIDCTPPEYILPGSRERPLCPLQPQNRDWKPLQCLKVLTMSGWNPPPGNRKMHGDLMYLFVITAEDRQVSITASTRGFYLNQSTAYHFNPKPASPRFLSHSLVELLNQISPTFKKNFAVLQKKRVQRHPFERIATPFQVYSWTAPQAEHAMDCVRAEDAYTSRLGYEEHIPGQTRDWNEELQTTRELPRKNLPERLLRERAIFKVHSDFTAAATRGAMAVIDGNVMAINPSEETKMQMFIWNNIFFSLGFDVRDHYKDFGGDVAAYVAPTNDLNGVRTYNAVDVEGLYTLGTVVVDYRGYRVTAQSIIPGILERDQEQSVIYGSIDFGKTVVSHPRYLELLERTSRPLKILHHRVLNDRDEEVELCSSVECKGIIGNDGRHYILDLLRTFPPDLNFLPVSGEELPEECTRAGFPRAHRHKLCCLRQELVDAFVEHRYLLFMKLAALQLMQQKASKVENTTSLENGGLSPSESKPEDPLGPEVGSQEEGGSASGLAKVKELAETIASDDGTDPRSREVIRNACKAVGSISSTAFDIRFNPDIFSPGVRFPESCQDEVRDQKQLLKDAAAFLLSCQIPGLVKDCTDHAVLPMDGATLAEVMRQRGINMRYLGKVLDLVLRSPARDQLDHIYKIGIGELITRSAKHIFKTYLQGVELSGLSAAISHFLNCFLSSYPNPVAHLPADELLSKKRNKRRKNRPPGAADNTAWAVMTPQELWKNICQEAKNYFDFSLECDSVDQAVETYGLQKITLLREISLKTGIQILLKEYSFDSRHKPAFTEEDVLNIFPVVKHVNPKASDAFHFFQSGQAKVQQGFLKEGCELINEALNLFNNVYGAMHVEICACLRLLARLHYIMGDYAEALSNQQKAVLMSERVMGIEHPNTIQEYMHLALYCFASSQLSTALSLLYRARYLMLLVFGEDHPEMALLDNNIGLVLHGVMEYDLSLRFLENALAVSTKYHGPKALKVALSHHLVARVYESKAEFRSALQHEKEGYTIYKTQLGEDHEKTKESSEYLKCLTQQAVALQRTMNEIYRNGSSANIPPLKFTAPSMASVLEQLNVINGILFIPLSQKDLENLKAEVARRHQLQEASKNRDKAEEPMATEPEPAGAPEDVGSQPQAAKDPSSPSLQG; this comes from the exons ATGCTGTTGAATGGGGACTGCCCAGAGAGCCTGAAGAAGGAGGATGGGGCAGCTGAGCCACCCAGGGAGAATGGGCTGGATGAAGGTGAGCCAGGAGATGAGACTACTGGACAGGAAGTCATTGTCATTCAGGACACAGGCTTTTCTGTGAAGATCCTGGCCCCTGGGATTGAGCCCTTCTCCCTTCAG GTGTCTCCCCAGGAGATGGTGCAGGAGATCCACCAGGTGCTCATGGACCGTGAAGACACATGTCACCGTACCTGCTTCTCACTGCACCTGGATGGCAACATGCTGGACCACTTTTCAGAGCTGCGTAGTGTTGAGGGGCTGCAGGAGGGTTCAGTGCTCCGTGTGGTGGAAG aGCCCTACACAGTGCGGGAGGCTCGCATCCATGTGCGCCATGTCCGAGACCTGCTCAAGAGCCTGGACCCATCTGATGCGTTCAATGGTGTTGACTGCAACTCCTTGTCCTTTCTGAGTGTCTTCACTGATGGTGACCTGGGAG ACAGTGGGAAGCGGAAGAAGGGATTGGAGATGGACCCCATCGACTGCACACCACCTGAGTACATCCTGCCAGGGAGCCGGGAGCGGCCGTTGTGTCCCCTACAACCCCAGAACCGTGACTGGAAG CCCCTGCAATGTCTGAAAGTGCTCACCATGAGTGGCTGGAACCCACCCCCTGGGAACCGCAAGATGCATGGGGACCTCATGTACTTGTTTGTGATCACAGCTGAGGACCGGCAAGTCAGCATCACAGCATCCACACGGGGCTTCTACCTGAACCA ATCCACAGCCTACCACTTCAACCCCAAACCTGCCAGCCCACGCTTCCTCAGCCATTCCCTAGTGGAGCTGCTCAACCAGATCAGCCCAACCTTCAAAAAAAACTTTGCTGTGCTACAGAAGAAAAG GGTCCAGCGCCACCCGTTCGAGAGGATCGCCACCCCGTTCCAGGTGTATAGCTGGACGGCCCCCCAGGCAGAGCATGCCATGGACTGCGTGCGTGCAGAGGACGCCTATACCTCAAGACTGGGCTACGAGGAACACATTCCTGGACAG aCTCGGGACTGGAATGAGGAGCTGCAGACAACAAGGGAGCTGCCCCGCAAGAACCTGCCTGAGCGACTGCTTCGAGAAAGAGCCATATTCAAG GTACACAGTGACTTCACAGCGGCAGCCACACGGGGTGCCATGGCAGTCATTGATGGCAATGTGATGGCCATCAACCCCAGTGAGGAGACCAAGATGCAGATGTTcatctggaacaacattttcttCAGCCTGGGCTTTGATGTCCGTGACCATTACAAGGACTTTGGTGGGGATGTGGCAGCCTATGTGGCACCTACCAACGATCTGAACGGTGTGCGCACATACAATGCAGTGGATGTGGAGGGACTGTACACACTGGGCACTGTAGTGGTAGACTACCGAGGCTATCGGGTCACGGCTCAATCCATCATCCCTGGCATCCTGGAGCGGGACCAGGAGCAGAGCGTCATCTACGGTTCCATTGACTTTGGCAAGACAGTAGTGTCACACCCACGGTACCTGGAGTTGCTGGAGCGTACCAGCCGACCCCTCAAGATCCTGCATCACCGTGTGCTCAATGACCGTGATGAGGAGGTGGAGCTCTGCTCCTCAGTTGAGTGCAAGGGCATCATTGGCAATGATGGCCGCCACTACATCCTTGACCTGCTGCGCACCTTCCCACCTGACCTCAACTTCCTGCCTGTTTCCGGTGAGGAGCTGCCTGAGGAGTGCACCCGAGCTGGCTTCCCCCGTGCCCACCGCCATAAGCTCTGTTGCCTACGCCAGGAGCTAGTGGATGCCTTTGTGGAGCACAG GTACCTCCTCTTCATGAAGCTGGCCGCCCTGCAGCTAATGCAGCAGAAAGCCAGCAAGGTGGAGAACACCACCTCACTGGAAAATGGTGGTCTTTCCCCCTCGGAGTCCAAGCCTGAAGACCCTCTGGGACCCGAGGTGGGAAGCCAGGAGGAGGGCGGCAGTGCCAGTGGCCTGGCCAAGGTGAAGGAGCTGGCGGAGACCATCGCCTCAGACGATGGCACAG ACCCCCGGAGCCGGGAGGTGATCCGCAATGCATGCAAGGCTGTTGGCTCCATCAGCAGCACGGCCTTCGACATTCGCTTCAACCCTGACATCTTCTCACCAG GGGTTCGCTTCCCTGAGTCCTGCCAGGATGAAGTTCGGGACCAGAAGCAGCTGCTGAAAGATGCAGCTGCCTTCTTGCTTTCCTGCCAGATTCCTGGCTTG GTGAAGGACTGCACAGATCATGCGGTGCTGCCCATGGACGGGGCCACACTGGCTGAGGTGATGCGCCAGCGTGGCATCAACATGCGCTACCTGGGCAAGGTACTGGACCTGGTGCTGCGGAGCCCAGCCCGTGACCAGCTGGACCACATATAC AAAATTGGCATTGGCGAACTCATCACCCGCTCTGCCAAGCACATCTTCAAGACATACTTACAG GGAGTCGAGCTCTCGGGCCTTTCAGCTGCCATCAGCCACTTCTTGAACTGCTTCTTGAGTTCCTATCCCAACCCTGTGGCCCACCTTCCTGCTGATGAGCTGCTTTCCAAGAAGaggaacaagaggaggaaaaaCCGTCCCCCAGGGGCTGCAGATAACACAGCCTGGGCTGTCATGACCCCCCAGGAACTCTGGAAGAACATCTGCCAGGAGGCCAAGAACTACTTCGACTTCAGCCTCGAATG TGATTCTGTGGACCAGGCTGTGGAGACCTACGGCCTGCAGAAGATAACACTGCTGCGGGAGATCTCCTTAAAAACTGGAATCCAG ATTTTGCTGAAGGAGTATAGTTTCGACAGCCGCCACAAGCCCGCATTCACTGAGGAGGACGTGCTCAACATCTTCCCCGTGGTTAAGCATGTCAACCCTAAGGCCTCGGATGCCTTCCACTTCTTCCAGAGTGGGCAGGCCAAAGTACAGCAGG GCTTCCTGAAGGAGGGCTGCGAGCTCATCAATGAGGCCCTGAACCTGTTCAACAATGTGTATGGAGCTATGCATGTGGAGATCTGTGCCTGCCTGCGCCTCCTGGCCCGTCTCCACTATATTATGGGTGACTATGCTGAG GCCCTCAGTAACCAACAAAAGGCAGTGCTGATGAGCGAGCGAGTGATGGGCATTGAGCACCCCAACACCATCCAGGAATAC ATGCACCTGGCCCTGTACTGCTTCGCCAGCAGCCAGCTGTCCACAGCGCTGAGCCTACTGTACCGTGCCCGCTACCTCATGCTGCTCGTGTTTGGGGAGGACCACCCTGAGATGGCTCTGCTGGAT AACAACATCGGTTTGGTGCTGCATGGTGTGATGGAATATGACTTGTCATTGCGTTTCCTGGAGAATGCGCTGGCTGTTAGCACCAAGTACCACGGGCCCAAAGCCCTCAAGGTGGCCCTCAG CCACCACCTCGTTGCCCGGGTCTATGAGAGCAAAGCTGAGTTCCGGTCAGCCCTGCAGCATGAGAAGGAGGGCTACACCATATACAAGACCCAG CTGGGTGAGGACCACGAGAAGACCAAGGAGAGCTCTGAGTACCTCAAGTGCCTGACCCAGCAGGCTGTCGCCCTGCAGCGCACCATGAATGAGATCTACCGCAATGGCTCCAGCGCCAACATCCCGCCCCTCAAG TTCACAGCCCCCAGCATGGCCAGTGTCTTGGAGCAGCTGAACGTCATCAATGGCATCCTCTTCATTCCTCTCAG CCAAAAAGACTTGGAGAATCTGAAGGCCGAGGTGGCACGGCGGCACCAGCTCCAGGAGGCCAGCAAAAACAGGGATAAGGCCGAGGAGCCCATGGCCACTGAGCCTGAGCCAGCGGGGGCTCCAGAGGATGTGGGCTCCCAGCCCCAGGCTGCCAAGGACCCTTCCTCCCCAAGCTTGCAGGGATAG